A region of Epinephelus fuscoguttatus linkage group LG1, E.fuscoguttatus.final_Chr_v1 DNA encodes the following proteins:
- the LOC125891731 gene encoding uncharacterized protein LOC125891731 isoform X1 produces the protein MRSKLIYVLMMAVMSALLVITNSAELETTWGWTTPGTSVMNLNGKMFTLSRYRGGISFYPPYYSATPTSPYYTPKRTTRPYYPKPTTAPTTRPTPKPTTHRYYPKPTPRPTTKPTPRPTAKPTLRPTPRPTTKRHYPTTYPYPWTTAPPTRAGVTVCLRYLADDTSFSLLTISPSSRNPLNLDVSNAGYQLTFQYGYNSLYLRPNIRFWSNPGADIWTRVCLTLDSMKNVAQVFSGSHMSIRKLMPVKYAWSGQPVIELSGFDGQMTDLQVWDYPLRYREVFNYMTGGVYMPYSGSVITWSYIGYTPRGSILMEDVYEQQARQPISSSTKEGGEGRKKGYRPKEEKKTMKLYYMQSKSENNF, from the exons ATGAGGAGCAAACTGATCTATGTTCTCATGATGGCAGTGATGTCTGCATTGCTGGTCATCACAAATTCTGCTGAACTTGAAACAACATGGGGATGGACCACACcag gAACATCTGTAATGAATTTAAACGGGAAGATGTTCACTTTGTCTCGGTATAGAGGAGGAATATCCTTCTATCCACCCTATTATTCTGCTACCCCCACCTCTCCTTACTACACCCCCAAACGCACCACCCGTCCCTACTACCCCAAACCCACCACCGCACCCACCACCAGACCCACCCCCAAACCCACCACCCATCGCTACTACCCCAAACCCACCCCCAgacccaccaccaaacccaCCCCCAGACCCACCGCCAAACCCACCCTCAGACCCACCCCCAGACCCACCACCAAGCGCCACTACCCTACTACCTATCCCTATCCCTGGACCACAGCACCTCCTACTAGAG CAGGTGTGACGGTGTGTCTGCGTTACCTGGCCGACGACACTTCCTTTTCACTACTTACAATCAGCCCATCCAGCAGAAACCCTCTGAATCTGGACGTCTCTAATGCTGGGTATCAGCTAACCTTTCAATATGGCTACAACTCACTGTACTTGCGACCTAACATAAGGTTCTGGTCAAACCCTGGAGCGGACATCTGGACCAGAGTCTGCCTCACTCTGGACTCAATGAAGAATGTGGCCCAGGTGTTCAGTGGCTCTCATATGAGCATCAGAAAGTTGATGCCTGTTAAG tatGCCTGGTCGGGTCAGCCTGTGATTGAACTTTCAGGTTTTGATGGTCAGATGACAGACCTGCAGGTGTGGGATTATCCTCTCCGCTACAGAGAAGTCTTCAACTACATGACCGGCGGTGtctacat GCCATACAGTGGCTCCGTCATCACCTGGTCCTACATCGGCTACACCCCCAGAGGATCAATACTAATGGAGGATGTCTATGAGCAGCAGGCAagacagccaatcagcagcagcaccaaggaaggaggagaggggaggaagaaAGGGTACCGAccaaaggaagagaagaagaccATGAAGTTGTATTATATGCAGAGTAAGAGCGAAAATAATTTCTGA
- the LOC125891731 gene encoding uncharacterized protein LOC125891731 isoform X2, whose translation MRSKLIYVLMMAVMSALLVITNSAELETTWGWTTPGTSVMNLNGKMFTLSRYRGGISFYPPYYSATPTSPYYTPKRTTRPYYPKPTTAPTTRPTPKPTTHRYYPKPTPRPTTKPTPRPTAKPTLRPTPRPTTKRHYPTTYPYPWTTAPPTRGVTVCLRYLADDTSFSLLTISPSSRNPLNLDVSNAGYQLTFQYGYNSLYLRPNIRFWSNPGADIWTRVCLTLDSMKNVAQVFSGSHMSIRKLMPVKYAWSGQPVIELSGFDGQMTDLQVWDYPLRYREVFNYMTGGVYMPYSGSVITWSYIGYTPRGSILMEDVYEQQARQPISSSTKEGGEGRKKGYRPKEEKKTMKLYYMQSKSENNF comes from the exons ATGAGGAGCAAACTGATCTATGTTCTCATGATGGCAGTGATGTCTGCATTGCTGGTCATCACAAATTCTGCTGAACTTGAAACAACATGGGGATGGACCACACcag gAACATCTGTAATGAATTTAAACGGGAAGATGTTCACTTTGTCTCGGTATAGAGGAGGAATATCCTTCTATCCACCCTATTATTCTGCTACCCCCACCTCTCCTTACTACACCCCCAAACGCACCACCCGTCCCTACTACCCCAAACCCACCACCGCACCCACCACCAGACCCACCCCCAAACCCACCACCCATCGCTACTACCCCAAACCCACCCCCAgacccaccaccaaacccaCCCCCAGACCCACCGCCAAACCCACCCTCAGACCCACCCCCAGACCCACCACCAAGCGCCACTACCCTACTACCTATCCCTATCCCTGGACCACAGCACCTCCTACTAGAG GTGTGACGGTGTGTCTGCGTTACCTGGCCGACGACACTTCCTTTTCACTACTTACAATCAGCCCATCCAGCAGAAACCCTCTGAATCTGGACGTCTCTAATGCTGGGTATCAGCTAACCTTTCAATATGGCTACAACTCACTGTACTTGCGACCTAACATAAGGTTCTGGTCAAACCCTGGAGCGGACATCTGGACCAGAGTCTGCCTCACTCTGGACTCAATGAAGAATGTGGCCCAGGTGTTCAGTGGCTCTCATATGAGCATCAGAAAGTTGATGCCTGTTAAG tatGCCTGGTCGGGTCAGCCTGTGATTGAACTTTCAGGTTTTGATGGTCAGATGACAGACCTGCAGGTGTGGGATTATCCTCTCCGCTACAGAGAAGTCTTCAACTACATGACCGGCGGTGtctacat GCCATACAGTGGCTCCGTCATCACCTGGTCCTACATCGGCTACACCCCCAGAGGATCAATACTAATGGAGGATGTCTATGAGCAGCAGGCAagacagccaatcagcagcagcaccaaggaaggaggagaggggaggaagaaAGGGTACCGAccaaaggaagagaagaagaccATGAAGTTGTATTATATGCAGAGTAAGAGCGAAAATAATTTCTGA
- the LOC125891745 gene encoding uncharacterized protein LOC125891745, whose product MGVIISHIFSRFTSKKPVRILMVGLDAAGKTTLLYRLKLAEVVTTIPTIGFNVETVDYKNISFTVWDVGGQTVIRPLWRHYFTNTQGLIFVVDSNDPERIKEAADELHRMLEEDELRGVALLVFANKQDLPRAMSVSDITEALGLSGVSQPWFVQASCAVSGSGLIEGLDWLSDQILKM is encoded by the exons ATGGGCGTCATCATCTCACACATCTTCTCCAGGTTCACCTCCAAGAAACCTGTCAGGATTTTAATGG tgGGCCTGGATGCAGCAGGTAAAACAACTCTGCTGTACAGACTGAAGCTGGCGGAGGTTGTCACCACCATCCCAACTATCG gtTTTAACGTGGAGACAGTGGATTATAAGAACATCAGTTTCACAGTTTGGGATGTTGGTGGTCAGACTGTCATCAGACCTCTGTGGAGACATTACTTCACTAACACACAG GGTCTGATATTCGTTGTCGACAGCAACGACCCAGAGAGGATTAAAGAAGCTGCTGATGAGCTGCACAGGATg ctggaggaggatgagCTGAGGGGCGTGGCCCTACTGGTGTTTGCCAACAAACAGGATTTGCCCAGAGCCATGTCTGTCAGTGACATCACCGAGGCCCTGGGCCTATCAGGAGTCTCACAGCCG tGGTTCGTCCAGGCGTCCTGTGCCGTCAGCGGTTCAGGTCTGATCGAGGGTCTGGACTGGCTTTCTGACCAGATCCTAAAAATGTAG